The DNA segment CCAGACGGCCATGGAGACGTTCGGGCAGATTCTCCTGAATCTCGATCAGTGCACGCTGAATCGCACTCTGAAACCCCTGAACCCCGGCCGAACCATGACTTTTCACCACAATGCCCTGCAAGCCGAGAAAGCTTGCGCCGTTATGTCGCGCCGGCGCCAGATCCGCCTGCAAGCGCTTCATCAATGGCAGGGCCAAAGCACCTACCACGCGGGAAGCGAAGTTTTTCTTGAACAAGGCCTCGATGCGCGCAGCGATCATCGTCGCCAGGCCCTCGCTGGACTTGAGCAGGATATTGCCGACAAACCCGTCACAGACCACCACATCCGCCTCGCCGCGATAAAGACCATCGCCCTCGACAAAACCGATGTAGTTGATGCCGCGCGCAGCCTGCAGCAAAGTCGCGGCCAGCTTGACCTGCTGATTGCCCTTGATGTCTTCGGTGCCGATATTCAGTAACGCGACACGCGGCCGGGCGATGCCCAGCGTCTGCGCCGCCACCGAGCCCATCACCGCGAACTGCAACAGATGCTCGGCGCTGCAATCGACGTTGGCGCCCAGATCGAGCAACTGGCAATAGCCCTTTTGCGTCGGAATCGCCGCCACCATCGCCGGCCGATCAATCCCCGGCAAGGTCTTGAGCACGAAACGCGACAGCGCCATCAACGCACCGGTATTACCGGCGCTGACACAGGCCTGAGCCTTGCCGTCACGCACCAGCTCCAGGGCGACACGCATCGACGAATCCGGCTTGCCACGCAAGGCCTGAGTCGGCTTTTCGTCCATGGTGATGACTTCAGACGCCGGAACAATCGTCAGGCGCGCGCGATCGGCAGCCGATTGGCCGTGGATCAGTTCTTCAAGAAGGGAGGATTGACCGACGAGGGTCAGGTGCAGCGAGGGCGTAGCAGAAAGGCAAGCAAGGCTAGCCTGAACAATGCTGCGGGGACCGAAGTCCCCGCCCATTGCGTCAATCGCGATGACTTGAGCGGACAAGTGATTACTCGTCAGCGCCCTTGTCGATCACTTTACGGCCACGGTATACGCCTTCTGGCGATACGTGGTGACGCAGGTGAACTTCACCAGTGGTTTTTTCTACAGACAGGGTGCTAGCCTCGAGAGCGTCGTGCGAACGGCGCATGTCACGGGCGGAGCGGGATTTTTTGTTCTGCTGAACAGCCATAATTGATTAACTCCTAAACGTTTGGGTCACGCTTTAACTGCGCCAATACACTGAACGGGTTGGACCGCGTTACCTCGTCCTCGCTCGGTTCGGGTTCATCTGCTCCCGCCGGCTGCTGGCATTCTTCCGGATGATGAGCAGGCACAATGGGCAAGGCGAGCAGAAGCTCCTCCTCGATCAGTGACTGCAGATCCAATGGATCTTCGCCCAGTTCCAGCACGTCATAACCTTTCGGTAACGACTGGGTATTCGCACCCTCCTTCACTACAGCGTAACTGCATTCGCTGTGGATCGGCAGGGTGACCAGCTCAAGACAACGCTGGCAGACCATTTTGACTTCGGTGTCGATAAAACTGTGGATCACCACAGATTTACGTTCATCTCGTTCAAAAACGAATTTGGCCTGCACCTTACCGACATCGTCGGAAAGCGGGTCGCAGAGTCTCTTCAAATCGGCCAGCAGCAGTTCACCTTGAAGGGTGGTGCCACGGTCAGCCAATTTGCGCGGGTCAACGTGAGGTGGAATCGGGTCATTCAACATAGGCGCAGCATTATAGGGATGCACCCACCCATGTCAAAGGAAATTGTGCCCTGTCCGTCACTTGCGTGCCTCCGCTAGAATTCGCACCTGCCTCAGGAGACGCCAATGCTGCCTTTATTACTCGCCTCAAGCTCGACTTATCGCCGGGAATTGCTCGCCCGCCTGCACCTGCCGTTCGTCTGCAGCTCGCCAGATATCGACGAAAGCCACCAGAACGGCGAATCCGCCATCGATCTGGTCAAGCGCCTCGCCGAACAGAAAGCCCGGGCACTGGCTGCCAGCCACCCTGCCCACCTGATTATCGGCTCGGACCAGGTTGCCGTGCTCGGCGAGCGGATCATCGGCAAGCCTCACTCCTTCGACAAGGCTCGCGAGCAACTGCTGGCGGCCAGCGGCGCCAGTGTGACATTCCTCACCGGCCTGGCCCTGCTCAACAGCCAGACCGGCCTATGCCAGGTCGACTGTGTGCCATTTACCGTACACATGCGCCAGCTCGACGAAGCGCGCATCGAACGCTACCTGCGCCTCGAGCAGCCCTACGACTGCGCCGGCAGCTTCAAGGCCGAAGGCCTGGGTGTGAGCCTGTTTCAGTCCACCGAAGGGCCTGACGCCACCAGCCTGATCGGCCTGCCGCTCATCCGCCTGATTGACATGCTACTGGCCGAGGGCGTGCAAATTCCGTGACGCACAAAAAACCGGCCATCAAGGCCGGTTTATTTATCAGACGAACTGTCAGCGCAACGAAGGCCCGCGGAAACCCATCCACATCGCCAACTGCTCAGCCACGCTGGCACCGAGCTTCTTCGAGAAGCGATCGAACGGCGATTCCTGCACGGTGAAATCCACCAACTCCTTCTCGCCAATCACATCCCGCGCCACCGAACTGGTATTGCCCAGACCATCGATCAAACCCAGCGGCAGAGCCTGCTCACCTGACCAGACAAGACCGGAAAACAATTCCGGATGCTCCTTGTCCTTCAGACGATCGCCACGCCCCTGCTTGACGCTATTGATGAACTGGTTGTGCGTGGTATCCAGCACTGTCTGCCAGAACGCCGTTTCATCCGGCTTCTGCGGCTGGAACGGGTCGAGGAACGACTTGTGCTCGCCAGACGTGTAAGTGCGACGTTCAACGCCGAGCTTGTCCATGGTACCGACGAAACCGTAACCGGCCGCCGTCACACCAATCGAACCGACCAGACTCGCCTTGTCGGCATAGATCTGATCTGCCGCACTGGCGATGTAATAGGCACCGGACGCTCCGAGATCGGAAATCACCGCATAAACCTTGATGTCCGGATGCAGACCGCGCAGACGCTTGATTTCGTCGTACACGTAACCCGACTGCACCGGGCTGCCGCCGGGACTGTTGATCCGCAGGATTACACCCTTGACCTTCTTGTCCTCAAAGGCTGCACGCAGACTGCCGACAATGTTGTCGGCGCTGGCAGGCTCTTTGTCAGCGATCACACCAGTGACGTCGATTAGTGCGGTGTAGTTCGGGCCGCGAGTGGCGCTCTTTTCCATGTCCATCAGCGGCGTGAACGCAACCAGAGCGATAAACAGATAAACAAAAGTCAGCAGCTTGAAGAAAATCCCCCAGCGCCGCGAGCGACGCTGCTCCTGCACACCGGCGAGCAAGGCCTTTTCCAACAGCTTCCAGCTTTTCGCGTCACCGTCGTCGGCACTTGCCTTGGCCGGTGCTTTCCATTCGTCGGTCATCCAGTCCACCCCAGAAAAAACTTATTTGGCCTGCTGCCCCAGCCAGGCATGCAACTCACTAAAATGGTCGATCGACAGGCGCGGCTCGAACTGCTGCAGCGAGTCAATCGACTGCGCGCCGTAGCTGACCGCCACAGAGGCCATGCCTGCATTGCGCGCCATCAGCAGATCGAAGGACGAGTCCCCGACCATCAGCGCCTGCTCGGGATGCACGCCGCAGTGGTCGAGAATCTGTTCCAGCATCAACGGATGCGGCTTGCTCGCGGTCTCGTCGGCGGCGCGGGTGATATCGAAAAAATCTTCCCAGCCATTGGCCTTCAGCACCCGATCCAGTCCGCGACGATTCTTGCCGGTCGCGACCGCCAGGTGAAAACCCTGCTCACGAAAGGACGCCATCGACTCGACTACACCTTCGAACAGCGGCGAAGGCACGGCTTCTGCCGCGATGTAGTGATCAGCGTAGTACTCGCGAAACAAGGTCATCTCGGCATCGCTGATGTCCGGGTACAAGGTGCGGATCGCCTCGGGCAAGCCCAGACCGATGATGCCCTTGACGGCAAAATCATCGCGCAACTCGAAACCGGAACGCCCGGACGCAGAATGCATCGCCTCGACAATCCGACCAATGGAATCGGCGAGGGTGCCGTCCCAATCGAAAATCAGCAGCTTGTAATCAGATGGGCGCACTCAATCGCTCCACGGTCTTGGCCCACATTTCATCGACCGGTGCCTGCAACTTGAGCTCACCGCCATCAGGCAGCGGCACGGTCAGCATGTAGGCGTGCAGGAACAGGCGCTTGCCGCCCAGATCACGGATTTCCTTGCTGAAACCGTCATCGCCGTACTTGGTGTCACCGGCAATGCAATGCCCGGCGTGCAACGTGTGGACGCGGATCTGGTGCGTACGGCCGGTGATCGGCTTGGCTTCGATCAGCGTGGCAAAGTCGCCAAAGCGGCGCAAGACCTTGAACACGGTCACCGACTCCTTGCCTTCCTCCTCGTCGACCTCGACCATGCGCTCGCCGGAGCGCAGATTGCTCTTGCCGAGCGCCGCACGGACTTGCTTGATCGAGGTCGCCCAGTTGCCGCGAACCAGAGCCATGTAGCGCTTATCGACGCCGTCACCGCGCAAGGCGGCGTGCAAGTGGCGCAACATGCTGCGCTTCTTGGCGATCATCAACAGACCGGAGGTATCACGGTCGAGACGGTGAACCAGTTCCAGCTCCTTGGCATCGGGGCGCAACTGACGAAAGGCTTCGATCACGCCGTAATTCAAGCCGCTGCCGCCGTGAACCGCAATGCCGGCGGGCTTGTTGATCACGATCAGGGCTTTGTCTTCGTAGACAATCGAGGCTTCCAGGCGCTGCAACAGACCTTGGGCCAAAGGCACCGGCTCGTCGCGCTCAGGCACGCGAACCGGCGGCACACGCACGATATCGCCGGCCTGCAGCTTGTATTCGGGCTTGATCCGCCCCTTGTTCACACGCACTTCGCCTTTACGCAAAATGCGGTAAATCAAGGTCTTGGGCACGCCTTTGAGCCGGGCAAGGAGGAAATTGTCGATTCGTTGGCCGGCATACTCCGGCGAGACTTCAAGCAGTTGAACGCCTGGAGTCGAAGGGGCAGTAGTTGTCATGTCGCGGATGATAACAATTTTTATGGAATTGAAGCACTTAATCATTGCTGCTATAGTCGCGAACGCCGCCAAAAGCGGCCTGGACAGCGGAACCACGGTCAAAAACCGGCCCTGACCAACGCAATTCACCAGGACGCGAGGCCGTCCTACGGGGCTTTCGCTACGTAACGGTGGAGTTTGCAGTTGTAACAAGCGCAGGTGACATGAGGCCTGAATTACACCGTCGAGCAGAGTTTTCACTCGCCTGACAGGCAAATATTCGAGGCCAGTTCACAAAGTGCAGTCAGCTGCAGATGACCCCGAGCGAAGGCTTCGGAAACATCGCCTGAATTAGCCATGATGCGTGACCTCCCCTTTCGGAGCTCACGGTAAATGCCAACCCGCTGCGGATTCTGCGCGCGGCAGCACCCGAATTATCAGGGATACGTGTAGGGTGGAGATGCACAACCGCCGGACTGTGTAGCAATAGGCTTTATCAAGACGCTTCATCTCGTCCACAGCCGCTGGTTGATTCCTCCTCCTGACTGAGTGCTTAAGTAGCCACAGCAAGCAGGACGCGTACGTCGCGATATCGGCCCAATTGGCCTGACATCGCTGGACACGGGAATGGCCAACCACTCCCGACGCACCTGACACCGACCGTGAGAAGTCGTGTGTGCCGAACGCCGTTTCCGGCAGCCCGGAAACCGACGGTACTACATGAAAAGAATGCTGATTAACGCAACTCAACCCGAAGAGTTGCGTGTTGCACTGGTAGATGGCCAACGCCTCTACGACCTGGACATCGAATCCGGTGCACGCGAGCAGAAAAAGGCCAACATCTACAAAGGCCGTATCACTCGCATCGAACCAAGCCTTGAGGCTGCCTTTGTCGATTTCGGCTCCGAGCGCCACGGCTTCCTGCCCCTCAAAGAAATCTCCCGCGAATACTTCAAGAAAGCCCCTGAAGGCCGCGTCAACATCAAGGACGTCCTGAGCGAAGGCCAGGAAGTCATCGTTCAGGTCGAAAAAGAAGA comes from the Pseudomonas sp. RSB 5.4 genome and includes:
- the plsX gene encoding phosphate acyltransferase PlsX, with the protein product MSAQVIAIDAMGGDFGPRSIVQASLACLSATPSLHLTLVGQSSLLEELIHGQSAADRARLTIVPASEVITMDEKPTQALRGKPDSSMRVALELVRDGKAQACVSAGNTGALMALSRFVLKTLPGIDRPAMVAAIPTQKGYCQLLDLGANVDCSAEHLLQFAVMGSVAAQTLGIARPRVALLNIGTEDIKGNQQVKLAATLLQAARGINYIGFVEGDGLYRGEADVVVCDGFVGNILLKSSEGLATMIAARIEALFKKNFASRVVGALALPLMKRLQADLAPARHNGASFLGLQGIVVKSHGSAGVQGFQSAIQRALIEIQENLPERLHGRLEDLLS
- the rpmF gene encoding 50S ribosomal protein L32; protein product: MAVQQNKKSRSARDMRRSHDALEASTLSVEKTTGEVHLRHHVSPEGVYRGRKVIDKGADE
- a CDS encoding YceD family protein; translation: MLNDPIPPHVDPRKLADRGTTLQGELLLADLKRLCDPLSDDVGKVQAKFVFERDERKSVVIHSFIDTEVKMVCQRCLELVTLPIHSECSYAVVKEGANTQSLPKGYDVLELGEDPLDLQSLIEEELLLALPIVPAHHPEECQQPAGADEPEPSEDEVTRSNPFSVLAQLKRDPNV
- a CDS encoding nucleoside triphosphate pyrophosphatase, which translates into the protein MLPLLLASSSTYRRELLARLHLPFVCSSPDIDESHQNGESAIDLVKRLAEQKARALAASHPAHLIIGSDQVAVLGERIIGKPHSFDKAREQLLAASGASVTFLTGLALLNSQTGLCQVDCVPFTVHMRQLDEARIERYLRLEQPYDCAGSFKAEGLGVSLFQSTEGPDATSLIGLPLIRLIDMLLAEGVQIP
- the sppA gene encoding signal peptide peptidase SppA, coding for MTDEWKAPAKASADDGDAKSWKLLEKALLAGVQEQRRSRRWGIFFKLLTFVYLFIALVAFTPLMDMEKSATRGPNYTALIDVTGVIADKEPASADNIVGSLRAAFEDKKVKGVILRINSPGGSPVQSGYVYDEIKRLRGLHPDIKVYAVISDLGASGAYYIASAADQIYADKASLVGSIGVTAAGYGFVGTMDKLGVERRTYTSGEHKSFLDPFQPQKPDETAFWQTVLDTTHNQFINSVKQGRGDRLKDKEHPELFSGLVWSGEQALPLGLIDGLGNTSSVARDVIGEKELVDFTVQESPFDRFSKKLGASVAEQLAMWMGFRGPSLR
- a CDS encoding HAD-IA family hydrolase, which gives rise to MRPSDYKLLIFDWDGTLADSIGRIVEAMHSASGRSGFELRDDFAVKGIIGLGLPEAIRTLYPDISDAEMTLFREYYADHYIAAEAVPSPLFEGVVESMASFREQGFHLAVATGKNRRGLDRVLKANGWEDFFDITRAADETASKPHPLMLEQILDHCGVHPEQALMVGDSSFDLLMARNAGMASVAVSYGAQSIDSLQQFEPRLSIDHFSELHAWLGQQAK
- the rluC gene encoding 23S rRNA pseudouridine(955/2504/2580) synthase RluC, with protein sequence MTTTAPSTPGVQLLEVSPEYAGQRIDNFLLARLKGVPKTLIYRILRKGEVRVNKGRIKPEYKLQAGDIVRVPPVRVPERDEPVPLAQGLLQRLEASIVYEDKALIVINKPAGIAVHGGSGLNYGVIEAFRQLRPDAKELELVHRLDRDTSGLLMIAKKRSMLRHLHAALRGDGVDKRYMALVRGNWATSIKQVRAALGKSNLRSGERMVEVDEEEGKESVTVFKVLRRFGDFATLIEAKPITGRTHQIRVHTLHAGHCIAGDTKYGDDGFSKEIRDLGGKRLFLHAYMLTVPLPDGGELKLQAPVDEMWAKTVERLSAPI